The following are from one region of the Oreochromis aureus strain Israel breed Guangdong linkage group 1, ZZ_aureus, whole genome shotgun sequence genome:
- the LOC120441100 gene encoding adhesion G-protein coupled receptor G5-like, whose product MRVHINLVIALILLNLHFLPSQAVAAVSSSGLCLYMALALHYSLLATFIWMALEGFHLYLLLVKVFNIYIKRYLLKLSVVGWGVPAVIVSVVVIIDRGIYGHVPLDNSNKTAM is encoded by the exons ATGAGGGTCCACATCAACCTTGTGATTGCACTGATCCTCCTCAACCTGCACTTCCTGCCCAGTCAAGCAGTGGCAGCAGTGTCCTCCTCTGGGCTCTGTTTATACATGGCTCTTGCCCTTCACTACTCTCTGCTGGCCACTTTTATCTGGATGGCTTTGGAGGGATTCCACCTCTACCTTCTCTTAGTCAAAGTCTTCAACATCTACATCAAGAGATATCTGCTCAAACTCAGTGTGGTGGGATGGG gtgttCCTGCAGTCATTGTTTCAGTGGTGGTGATCATTGACAGAGGCATTTATGGCCATGTCCCTCTGGACAACTCCAACAAAACTGCaatgtaa
- the LOC116334372 gene encoding adhesion G-protein coupled receptor G1-like, whose protein sequence is MGTTVGLFSLVFLFNMFMFGATIRRVWILRKSTEFGQSNRDRAKKDICTLLGVMTLLGITWGLVFFSFGYLTTAGLYLFCILNSFQGFFIFLWFMMSLRKAKTSVTKTSSETRSTTT, encoded by the exons ATGGGAACTACAGTGGGACTGTTCAGCTTGGTGTTCCTCTTTAATATGTTCATGTTTGGAGCGACAATCAGACGTGTTTGGATTCTACGCAAAAGCACAGAG TTTGGGCAGAGTAACCGTGACAGAGCCAAGAAAGACATTTGTACCCTGCTGGGAGTCATGACTCTGCTCGGCATTACCTGGGGCCTGGTCTTCTTCTCTTTTGGCTACCTGACCACTGCTGGCCTCTACCTCTTCTGCATCCTGAACTCATTTCAAG GTTTCTTCATCTTCCTGTGGTTTATGATGTCACTGAGAAAGGCTAAAACCTCAGTTACTAAGACAAGCAGTGAAACACGTAGCACCACCACCTAG